A part of Gouania willdenowi chromosome 2, fGouWil2.1, whole genome shotgun sequence genomic DNA contains:
- the LOC114476045 gene encoding probable ribonuclease ZC3H12C, with amino-acid sequence MGQKDHVEAGAGHILDLGLDLEYLHVAGADRPPAMEEQEESCATKSPPLSEPEKNVVPDANCELVQDSRAALTSGPGLDGVEGGSTHSKNSHQPLCRTQCVDLGTEGPPNLLSEHSTEIEPDNPDQPLTSSGHDQPSSSPSSTEPASDGRGKEFQAKLEFALKLGYSEETVRQVLSKLGPDTLINDILGELVKLGTKSDSEQPTGSLVSASSTSSTSSSCGCSDLLDSQRSDSPCPPDSVGDQDNLRPIVVDGSNVAMSHGNKEVFSCQGIQLAVDWFLERGHHDITVFVPAWRKEQSRPDAPITDQEILRRLEKEKILVFTPSRRVQGRRVVCYDDRFIVKLAYESDGIIVSNDNYRDLANEKPEWKKFIDERLLMYSFVNDKFMPPDDPLGRHGPSLDNFLRKRPVIPEQKKQPCPYGKKCTYGHKCKYYHPERGTQPQRAVADELRASAKTCVVSKIQGDPGLVKSHSVPAGSIETKKGAPKRQSDPSIRALSYSDAEEKLMAKGRAEAQKNSMYSGGSPSGVNNITMLSGPGGPPSCVSLPQDQQSRAGTPHGNLPSHDLYPHCESADLSYYSVTRAYSGLSLSSRRSPDCRFSNDADLRLCSLGSMGSAGSECGSESSASCGSSCDSYSERSCPGCPPESLMEDSAHFPNPHGRLYSHHGPSNHELCGLHPAEYTNIQHGHASNPSMHAYHLSATRGQSCAHDQLPPDTPPKRPLYPLPPHLQHQPLTARSSCPGDYHSLPQVSPHPPGSPLGRCLAPTRAESVSDSHLYDHLATAHHHPRAKALPSWNPYLRQPLLPSSRYESSAYQSLPDTRQSSWQTPPWASDGYTQHHSSHPALHPSPTHYLNPPAPPSAHSPHPSYSPHSSHLAMPPHAAPAYLQQHPESPAHSRYGEVREKVYINLCNIFPPELVSRVMARSPHMTDPQELAAAILAEKAQSGY; translated from the exons ATGGGCCAGAAGGACCATGTGGAGGCAGGAGCAGGCCATATCCTGGACCTGGGACTGGATCTGGAGTATCTCCACGTAGCAGGGGCTGATCGGCCCCCTGCTatggaggagcaggaggagagtTGTGCCACCAAGTCCCCTCCACTGAGTGAGCCGGAGAAAAATGTGGTACCTGATGCCAACTGTGAGTTGGTACAGGACTCCAGGGCCGCCCTCACATCTGGCCCAGGTTTAGATGGAGTTGAAGGAGGTTCGACTCACAGCAAGAACAGTCATCAGCCGCTCTGTCGAACGCAATGTGTGGATTTAGGCACTGAGGGCCCCCCGAACCTCCTATCAGAACACTCAACAGAGATTGAACCTGACAATCCTGACCAACCTTTAACGAGCTCTGGACATGACCAACCTTCATCCAGTCCTTCCTCAACAGAGCCAGCTTCTGATGGTAGAGGGAAAGAGTTTCAGGCAAAGTTAGAGTTTGCCCTGAAGCTGGGCTACTCCGAGGAGACAGTCCGACAAGTCTTGTCCAAGCTTGGCCCAGACACCCTCATTAATGACATATTGGGAGAGCTGGTCAAACTTGGCACTAAGTCAGACAGTGAGCAACCAACTGGGTCTTTAGTCTCTGCTTCTTCTACGTCATCCACTTCATCATCTTGTGGATGCTCAGATTTGCTGGATAGCCAGCGCTCCGACTCACCCTGTCCCCCAGACTCTGTTGGCGACCAGGACAACCTACGGCCTATCGTGGTTGATGGCAGTAATGTCGCCATGAG TCATGGCAACAAAGAGGTGTTTTCCTGTCAAGGCATTCAGCTAGCTGTGGATTGGTTCCTAGAGCGGGGCCATCATGACATCACAGTTTTTGTGCCTGCCTGGAGAAAAGAGCAGTCCCGCCCTGACGCCCCAATAACAG ATCAAGAGATCTTGCGTCGTCTGGAGAAGGAAAAAATCCTGGTCTTTACTCCCTCGCGTCGCGTTCAAGGTCGGCGTGTGGTTTGCTATGACGACCGCTTCATTGTCAAGCTGGCCTATGAGTCAGACGGCATCATTGTGTCTAATGATAACTACAGAGACCTTGCAAATGAGAAGCCAGAGTGGAAGAAGTTCATAGATGAGAGGCTCCTTATGTACTCCTTCGTCAACGACAA GTTCATGCCACCTGATGATCCTCTGGGTCGTCATGGGCCCAGCTTGGATAACTTTCTGAGAAAGAGACCAGTCATTCCCGAGCAGAAAAAACAGCCTTGTCCATATG GAAAAAAGTGTACTTATGGACACAAGTGTAAATACTACCACCCAGAAAGAGGGACTCAGCCCCAGCGTGCTGTGGCTGATGAGCTGCGTGCAAGTGCCAAGACCTGTGTCGTCTCAAAGATCCAGGGTGACCCTGGCCTTGTGAAGAGTCACAGTGTTCCAGCCGGCAGTATCGAGACGAAGAAAGGGGCCCCGAAAAGGCAGTCGGATCCCAGCATTCGAGCTCTGTCCTACAGTGATGCCGAGGAGAAGCTGATGGCCAAAGGAAGAGCAGAGGCCCAGAAGAACAGCATGTATAGTGGAGGTAGCCCTTCAGGCGTCAACAATATAACAATGCTCTCTGGGCCAGGAGGGCCACCATCATGTGTCAGCCTACCACAGGACCAACAGTCGAGAGCAGGGACTCCACATGGGAACCTCCCCAGCCATGACCTGTATCCTCACTGTGAGTCCGCTGACTTAAGCTATTACTCGGTAACCCGCGCGTACTCGGGCCTGAGCCTTTCGTCCAGGCGGAGCCCAGACTGTCGATTCTCCAATGATGCAGATCTACGACTCTGCTCATTGGGCTCCATGGGCTCTGCAGGCTCTGAATGTGGCAGTGAAAGCAGTGCGAGCTGTGGCAGTAGCTGTGACTCATACAGCGAGCGCTCTTGTCCAGGATGCCCTCCAGAGAGCTTAATGGAAGACAGCGCCCACTTTCCAAATCCCCACGGACGATTGTATTCACATCACGGACCGTCAAACCATGAACTTTGTGGTCTTCATCCAGCTGAATATACAAACATCCAACATGGTCACGCATCCAATCCCAGCATGCATGCCTATCATCTCAGTGCAACACGTGGCCAGAGCTGTGCTCATGATCAACTTCCCCCTGATACTCCACCTAAACGCCCCCTCTACCCTCTGCCGCCTCATCTCCAACACCAGCCCCTGACTGCCCGTTCCAGCTGCCCAGGAGACTACCACTCACTGCCTCAGGTCAGCCCTCATCCCCCTGGTTCTCCACTTGGCAGATGTCTTGCCCCCACACGGGCAGAGAGTGTGTCAGACTCGCACCTGTATGACCATCTCGCCACAGCACACCATCATCCCCGTGCTAAAGCTTTACCCAGCTGGAACCCATACCTCAGGCAGCCACTACTGCCGTCATCCAGGTATGAGTCGTCTGCCTATCAAAGCCTCCCAGACACTCGCCAATCCTCCTGGCAAACGCCACCATGGGCCTCAGATGGCTACACACAGCATCACTCCTCTCACCCTGCTCTCCACCCATCACCAACGCACTACCTAAACCCTCCAGCTCCACCTTCAGCCCACTCCCCTCACCCTTCGTACTCGCCTCACAGCTCTCATCTCGCAATGCCTCCGCATGCTGCTCCCGCCTATTTGCAGCAGCACCCAGAATCCCCTGCTCATAGTCGCTATGGCGAAGTGAGGGAGAAAGTCTACATCAACCTGTGTAACATTTTTCCCCCTGAGCTGGTGAGTCGTGTGATGGCAAGGAGTCCTCACATGACGGACCCTCAGGAGCTGGCAGCAGCCATCCTCGCAGAAAAAGCTCAGAGTGGCTACTGA